The following proteins are co-located in the Vigna angularis cultivar LongXiaoDou No.4 chromosome 2, ASM1680809v1, whole genome shotgun sequence genome:
- the LOC108328300 gene encoding probable calcium-binding protein CML46, translated as MTLGRIDFVISEGRASQNDGNSTSPLFGLVDLSLYYTCFYKIQSFFYSFWFFLLCQLHSSYSKVREEEQVSKPAFSHQENESKKGIDGENYLERDEVKTVMAKLGLFCSSESEELQEKYGSKELSELFEEQEPSLGEVKQAFDVFDENKDGFIDAKELHRVLCILGLKQAAELENCHKMIRIFDTNQDGRIDFIEFVKIMENRFC; from the coding sequence ATGACTCTAGGAAGAATTGACTTTGTTATTTCAGAAGGGAGAGCATCTCAGAATGATGGCAACTCAACTTCTCCCTTGTTTGGTTTGGTAGACCTTTCCTTGTACTATACATGTTTCTACAAAATCCAGAGTTTTTTCTATAGTTTTTGGTTTTTCCTTCTGTGCCAACTTCACTCTAGTTACTCAAAGGTGAGGGAAGAGGAGCAGGTATCGAAGCCTGCGTTTAGCCACCAAGAGAATGAGTCAAAGAAAGGCATAGATGGTGAGAATTATCTCGAGAGGGATGAGGTCAAAACGGTGATGGCAAAACTGGGATTGTTTTGCAGCTCAGAAAGTGAGGAACTTCAAGAGAAGTATGGTTCCAAGGAGCTTTCTGAACTGTTTGAGGAGCAGGAGCCAAGTTTGGGGGAGGTGAAACAGGCTTTTGATGTTTTTGATGAGAACAAAGATGGCTTTATCGATGCCAAAGAGTTGCATAGAGTTCTGTGCATTCTGGGATTGAAACAAGCAGCAGAACTTGAGAACTGCCACAAGATGATCAGAATCTTTGATACAAATCAAGATGGAAGAATAGATTTCATTGAGTTTGTAAAAATCATGGAAAATCGCTTCTGCTGA